The Frankiales bacterium genome has a window encoding:
- a CDS encoding anti-sigma factor antagonist (This anti-anti-sigma factor, or anti-sigma factor antagonist, belongs to a family that includes characterized members SpoIIAA, RsbV, RsfA, and RsfB.) — protein sequence MPTPVATMTVRHERSHVAVIDIGGEVTSHCDDVLAEAYEEASTGGTTGIVLNFAGLDYMNSGGIGMLVTLLVRANRNKQRLAACGLTPHYRQIFELTRLDEAISLHPDEDAAIAAL from the coding sequence ATGCCCACACCCGTCGCGACCATGACCGTGCGGCACGAACGCTCGCACGTCGCGGTGATCGACATCGGCGGCGAGGTCACGTCGCACTGCGACGACGTGCTCGCCGAAGCCTACGAGGAGGCGAGCACCGGGGGCACGACGGGCATCGTGCTCAACTTCGCCGGCCTCGACTACATGAACAGCGGCGGCATCGGGATGCTCGTGACGCTCCTGGTGCGCGCCAACCGGAACAAGCAGCGGCTGGCCGCGTGCGGCCTCACCCCGCACTACCGCCAGATCTTCGAGCTGACCCGCCTCGACGAGGCGATCAGCCTGCACCCCGACGAGGACGCCGCGATCGCGGCGCTGTGA
- a CDS encoding STAS domain-containing protein, which produces MSRYPVHVEGEPPVAVMSLSGQVDRSALDALNAAYDDVDATGAGSVLLDFHDVDYINSTGIALIVGILGRARAHGRSVLATGLSEHYQHIFSITRLSDFIAVFPDTPAALAGATPS; this is translated from the coding sequence ATGTCCCGCTACCCCGTCCACGTGGAGGGCGAGCCGCCGGTGGCGGTCATGTCGCTGTCGGGCCAGGTCGACCGCTCCGCGCTCGACGCGCTCAACGCCGCGTACGACGACGTCGACGCCACCGGCGCCGGCTCCGTGCTGCTCGACTTCCACGACGTCGACTACATCAACTCCACGGGCATCGCCCTGATCGTCGGGATCCTCGGGCGCGCCCGCGCGCACGGGCGCTCGGTGCTGGCCACCGGGCTCTCGGAGCACTACCAGCACATCTTCTCCATCACCCGGCTGTCCGACTTCATCGCCGTGTTCCCCGACACGCCCGCCGCGCTCGCGGGTGCGACGCCGTCCTGA